From Scytonema millei VB511283:
ACTCCTGTTGACTTGACGCAAAAGAATACATCTTGTGTCCCGTAAAGCTAAGTAGAGCCACACAAGCAGCACTAACTAAACGGGCAGCAGTAGCATTCCAACCAGCATCATCCATCAACAGTTGTAACAATCCTAAATTTGCCAGCAAGCTGTTGAGAGCAACTGTGGCAAACACGGCGTACTGAATTATCCAGTTCTGCCAATACACACCAAAAACAAAGCGACGACTCAGCCAAAAATTAGTCGTCAATCCCATAAAATAGCTAATACACAGGGCTGAGACAGACCAAACGCCAGACTGAACCAGCAGTGAAAAAATCAAGACATCAACGACTGTTGCGGCTCCACCGGTAAAGACGTAGCCACCAAATTCTTTCAAAATTTTGAGTGTCTTTTGTCGGCGAGGAGCTTTTTTAAGCGTATTATGTGTAGTAGTTTTAGCGGTTGCACTAGCTTCTTCCTGGTATTCGCTATCTGAATTAACCGACCAAAGATTGTGCTTGCCGGGACTCAAAACATTTTCTGCGGCTAGAATCCCCATCAATAAGCTGTGGTCTTGATTGTTGTATTTGAATGCACCGTATCTTCCGACCAGTTGAAGATTCGGAAATTGCTGTAAATAAGACTGAATATCGCTCAGTGCTTGTTGATAGTTACCTGCATAAATTGGGTAAGTGCGGGGTAAGCGAACGACAAATCCGCTAGAAACTTTTTCGTGATGTAAAAGCCCAATTTTTCGCAGTTCTTGTTCTGCTCGCTCTAACAGTTCTGCTTCTGGTTGCTGCCACATTGGTTCGTCGTAGTTGCACCAATACTCGCAGCACAATGGTGTTTGATGTTGATTTGGCAACATCTCAGGCGACCAATTCGCAAAATTGGTGACTCGTCCTAATTGCACGCTTGGCTCGTTAATGTAAAGCCAGTTATCTGGGAATAAGTTATTGCCTTCGACGATTAAATAGACCAAAATTGTATTGCGAAACTTGAGAGACTTGGCAGCTGCGATCGCCTCTGATGGAGCAGGTG
This genomic window contains:
- a CDS encoding GtrA family protein produces the protein MSKANPIYILGAGPAGLAAAYTLTQKGQPVVVVERDARVGGLAKSIEYQGFILDFGPHRFFTKLAPVLKLWSEVLGKDRVTVNRLTRIYYGGKYFSYPLKAKEALLTMGPIESVKILVSYAQSQLFPNRHPRNFAQWVTSRFGRRLFEIFFQAYTEKLWGIPCTEISADWAAQRIKGLSLLKAARSALLGNDGKVKTLIDRFEFPRLGSGQLYEKIGEYLRQHNQSVLLNTEVVQVHHDNFQVTQITLRNRQTGEESTVDCGGVISSVPISLLVQQINPPAPSEAIAAAKSLKFRNTILVYLIVEGNNLFPDNWLYINEPSVQLGRVTNFANWSPEMLPNQHQTPLCCEYWCNYDEPMWQQPEAELLERAEQELRKIGLLHHEKVSSGFVVRLPRTYPIYAGNYQQALSDIQSYLQQFPNLQLVGRYGAFKYNNQDHSLLMGILAAENVLSPGKHNLWSVNSDSEYQEEASATAKTTTHNTLKKAPRRQKTLKILKEFGGYVFTGGAATVVDVLIFSLLVQSGVWSVSALCISYFMGLTTNFWLSRRFVFGVYWQNWIIQYAVFATVALNSLLANLGLLQLLMDDAGWNATAARLVSAACVALLSFTGHKMYSFASSQQEFVRKPE